From Hoeflea sp. 108:
CGGGCTGCTCGCCGAGACCGGCACGCTCGAAACAGGAAAATGGGCCGATCTCGCCATCTGGAACATCGAGAGCCCGGCCGAACTTGTTTATCGCATGGGGTTCAACCCGCTCCATGCCCGTATCTGGAGAGGAAAATGACCACGCTCGTTCTCAAGCCCGGCAACGCCACGCTGGCCGAATGGCGCGCCATCTATCGTGGTGCTGTACCCGAACTCGATCCGTCCTGCCGCCCCAGGATCAGGGCCAGCGCCGAGACGGTGGCAAGGATCGTCGCCAAGGGCGAGCCGGTCTACGGCATCAACACCGGCTTCGGCAAGCTCGCCAGCGTCCGCATTCCGGCCGCCGATCTCGAAACGCTCCAGCGCAACATCGTGCTCAGCCACGCCGCTGGCGTCGGCGAGGCGATGCCGGTCGCGGTCACCCGCCTGATGATGGCTCTCAAACTTGCCAGCCTGGCGCAGGGCGCCTCAGGCGTGCGTGAAGAAACCATCGACCTGTTGCAGGCAATGCTGGCCCGCGACGTCATTCCTGTCGTGCCCGCCCAGGGCTCAGTCGGCGCCTCGGGCGATCTGGCCCCGCTGTCGCACATGACCGCGACCATGATCGGTGTCGGCGATTGCCACACACCGCACGGCATCGTGCCGGCCAAGGTTGCCTTCGTCACCCACGGCTTGGAGCAGATCACGCTCGGCGCCAAGGAGGGCCTGGCCCTTCTCAACGGCACGCAGTTCTCGACCGCCTATGCACTGGCCGGCCTTTTCGAGGCCGAAAACCTCTACCAGTCGGCGCTTGTCACCGGCGCGCTGTCGACCGACGCCGCCAAGGGCTCGGACGCCCCCTTTGATCCGCGCATCCATCTGCTGCGCAAACATCGCGGCCAGATCGAGACCGCCGACACGCTACGCAACCTGATGGTCGGCAGCGCCATTCGCGAGAGCCACCGCGTCGGCGACGAGCGCGTGCAGGATCCCTATTGCCTGCGCTGCCAGCCCCAGGTGATGGGTGCGGCCCTCGACGTGCTGCGCAAGGCGGCCGACACGCTCGCCACCGAAGCTAACGGCGTCACCGACAATCCGCTGATCTTTGCCGAGGACGGTACCGCGCTTTCGGGTGGCAACTTCCATGCCGAGCCGGTCGCCTTCGCCGCCGACATGATTGCACTTGCCGTCTGCGAAATCGGCTCGCTGTCCGAACGCCGCATCGCCATGCTGGTCGATCCGGCACTGTCGGGCATGCCGGCGTTCCTGACACCCAAGCCCGGGCTCAACTCCGGCTTCATGATCCCGCAGGTCACCGCTGCAGCGCTTGTGTCCGAGAACAAGCAGCGGGCCTATCCGGCATCGGTCGATTCCATCCCGACCTCGGCCAACCAGGAAGATCACGTCTCCATGGCCGCCCATGGCGCCCGCCGGCTGTTGCAGATGATCGAGAATGCCAATGGCGTGCTCGGCATCGAGCTTCTGGCGGCAGCGCAGGGCTGCGATTTCCATGCTCCGCTGGCTTCGAGCGACGCGCTCGAAGCCGTGCGCAAGCTGGTGCGGGCGCAGGTACCGTATCTCGATGACGACCGCCATTTCCATCCCGACATGGAGAAGGCCATCGCCATGGTGCGTGGCGGTGCGATTGTCGGGGCGGCCGCAGGCGTCGGCCTGCCGCAGATTTCGGGAGCACAGGCATGACCGACTGGCTGACAGTCAAGCGCGGCGACGCGCCATTGCTGGTGAGCCTGCCGCACACCGGCACCGAGCTTGCTGGGCTGGACGACCGTTTCGTCTCGCCCTGGCTTGCGCGGCGCGATACCGACTGGTGGATCGAGCAGCTTTACGCTTTCGCTGCCGATCTTGGTGCGACCATGGTGCGGACTACGATCTCGCGTTCGGTTATCGACGTCAATCGCGACCCCTCTGGCGTGACGCTCTATCCGGGCCAGAACACCACGGGGCTGTGCCCGACAACGACCTTCGACAATGATCCGCTCTACAAGCCGGGGCAGGAGCCGGACGAAGCTGAGATCGTCGAGCGCCGTGCGCGCTACTACGATCCCTATCACGCCGCGCTCCAGGCCGAAATCAAGCGGTTGCGAGCCATGCATCCGACCGTCGTGATCTATGATTGCCACTCGATCCGTTCGGTTCTGCCGTTCCTGTTCGAAGGTCGGCTGCCGGTGTTCAACCTGGGCACCAACGACGGCAACAGCACCGATCTGGAGCTGCAGGACAAGGTTGCGGCGATCATTGCTGCAAGCGAGAGGCCCTGGGTGGTCAACGGCCGCTTCAAGGGCGGCTGGATCACCCGCCGCTACGGCCGTCCGGCCGATGGCGTCCATGGGCTCCAGATGGAAATCGCCAATCGCGGCTACCTGCTCGAGCCGGAAGGCAAGGGCGAGCTGTCGAACTGGCCGGTGCGCTACGACGCCGATTTTGCAGCGCCGACCCGCGCCATCCTCACAGACATCCTCAAAACCGCGCTCGCCTGGGCGGGCAGCCGACACCGCTAGGGAGGTTTTCGCATGACCCAACATTCCCGCATCGACAATGCCCGCGTCATCCGCGCCGCCACCGGCACGGAATTGTCGGCCAAGAGCTGGCTCACCGAAGCGCCGCTGCGCATGCTGATGAACAACCTCGACCCGATGGTCGCGGAAAAGCCGAGCGAACTCGTCGTCTATGGCGGCATCGGCCGCGCCGCGCGTGATTGGGAGAGCTTCGACCGCATCGTCGCTGCGCTTCGCCAGCTCGAGGCTGACGAGACGCTGCTGATCCAGTCCGGCAAACCGGTCGGCGTGTTCCGCACCCACAAGGATGCGCCGCGCGTCCTGCTCGCCAACTCCAACCTGGTTCCCCACTGGGCCAACTGGGACCACTTCAATGCCCTCGATAAGAAGGGCCTGATGATGTACGGCCAGATGACCGCCGGCTCTTGGATCTATATCGGCAGCCAGGGCATCGTTCAGGGCACATACGAGACCTTCGTCGAGATGGGCCGCCAGCATTTCGGCGGCGATCTTGCCGGCCGCTGGATCCTGACCGCCGGCCTCGGCGGCATGGGCGGCGCCCAGCCGCTGGCAGCCACCATGGCCGGTGCCTCCTGCCTCGCCGTCGAATGCCAGCCGAGCCGCATCGAGATGCGCCTCAAGACCGGCTATGTCGACGTGCAGGCCAAGGACCTCGACGATGCGCTCGCCATCATCGACAAGGCCTGCAAGGAAAAGAAGGCGATTTCGGTAGCTCTGCTCGGCAATGCCGCCGACGTGTTCCCCGAACTCGTCAAGCGTGGCGTCAAGCCCGATGCCGTGACCGACCAGACCTCGGCGCATGACCCCGTCAATGGCTACCTGCCGCAGGGCTGGACGGTTGCCGAATGGGAAGACAAGCGCCAGCGCGATCCCCAGGCGGTGGCGAAAGCTGCGCGCGCGTCGATGGCGATCCACGTCAAGGCGATGCTCGACTTCCACAAGATGGGTATCCCCACCGTCGACTACGGCAACAACATCCGCCAGATGGCGCTGGAAGAGGGCGTGGAGAACGCCTTCGACTTCCCCGGCTTTGTTCCGGCCTATATCCGCCCGCTGTTCTGCCGCGGCATCGGCCCGTTCCGCTGGGCGGCGCTCTCCGGCGATCCCGAGGATATCTACAAGACCGACGCCAAGGTGAAGGAACTCACTCCAGGCAACACGCACCTGCACAACTGGCTCGACATGGCTGCCAAGCGTATCCATTTCCAGGGCCTGCCGGCGCGCATCTGCTGGGTCGGTCTCGGCGATCGCCACCGCCTCGGCCTCGCCTTCAATGAAATGGTGGCCAGGGGCGAACTCAAGGCGCCCGTCGTCATCGGCCGCGATCATCTCGACTCCGGCTCGGTGGCATCGCCGAACCGCGAGACCGAGGCGATGAAGGACGGCTCGGACGCCGTGTCCGACTGGCCGCTGCTGAACGCCCTGCTCAACACCGCATCGGGCGCCACTTGGGTGTCGCTGCACCATGGTGGCGGTGTCGGCATGGGCTTTTCTCAGCATTCGGGCGTGGTCATCTGTGCCGACGGCACCGAAGATGCCGCGCGCCGCCTGGAGCGCGTGTTGTGGAACGATCCGGCGACCGGCGTCATGCGCCATGCGGACGCTGGCTACGACATCGCCGTCGACTGCGCCAAGGATAAGGGCCTCAATCTGCCTGGAATCCTGGGCTAACCTTACTGGGCTCATCATGCGCATCATCCGTCACGCCGACTGCCGCCCCATGCCATGGAAGAACGGTGGCGGCGTGACCACCGAGATCATGGCCTGGCCGCCCGCGGCCGGGCTCGACGCCTTCGACTGGCGCATTTCGATGGCGCAGGTGGCGAGCGGCGGACCGTTTTCCGTCTTTGCCGGCATTGATCGGACTTTGACCGTGCTTGAAGGCACGATGCGGCTCGCTGTCGAAGGCACCGAGAACCGTGTTCTCTCGTCCGAGACCGGGCCTTACGCATTCCCCGGCGACGTCGCCACCGCGGCCGAACTGATCGGGGGCGCGGTGCTCGACTTCAACGTGATGACTAGGCGCGGGCGCTTCAGCCATTCCGTCACCCGCAAGACCTTCGCGGTTCCGGGCAAGCTCGAATTGCCGGCTGGCACCGGCCTCGTTTTCTTGGTTTCTGGCTCGGGCCGCGTCGGGCAGGCAGGCGCGAGCACCCTGGTCGAGGCCCACGATGCTGTCCTTGTTGAAACCGGCCCTGCATCCATCGAGATCGAGCCCTTGCAGCCGGTGACGTTGCTCGTCGTCGAACTCGTCGGCGCCTAGCCCGGGCATTCTCAGAATCGTCGTGACATCGGCGCGGAACTGGCCAACTATCTCCCGTAGGGGAGGGTAGGTCGCCTCCGCGTCCTTGACGCGTGGCGAAGTGGAGAATGTGCCATGGATACCTATAAGGTCGGCTATTTCATCGGCAGCCTTGCCGCCGGCTCGATCAACCGCAAGCTCGCAAAGGCGCTTGTCAGGCTGGCGCCCGCTGGGCTGGAGATGGACGAGATTTCGTTTCGCGATCTGCCGCTCTACAGCTACGACTATGATGCAGACTTCCCGCCGCCCGCACGTGCTTTCAAGAAGGCGCTTGCCGGTGTCGACGCCATCCTGTTCGTGACGCCGGAATACAACCGCTCCATTCCCGGTGGATTGAAGAACGCCATCGACTGGGCGAGCCGTCCCTATGGCACCAATTCCTTCACCCGGAAGCCCTCTGCAGTGATCGGCACATCGCCCGGCTCCATCGGCACGGCGGTTGCCCAGCAGAGCCTGCGCAGCGTGCTTAGTTTCTGCAATTCACCGCAGATGAATGCGCCCGAGGCTTACATCCAGTTCAAGCCCGGCCTGATCACCGACGACGGCGAGGTCACGAACGACGACACGGCCGAATTCCTCAAGAATTTCATGGCGGAATTCCATGCCTTCGTGGTTCGTGTCTACACCGTTTTGCCACGCACGACGTAATGCATCGGTGGGAGGAATCGGGGCCTTAACAGGCCTGCTTGTGCCCTTTTCCGGGCACTGCCTGAAATACGGTCAGAATTCAGCTTAAG
This genomic window contains:
- the hutH gene encoding histidine ammonia-lyase, encoding MTTLVLKPGNATLAEWRAIYRGAVPELDPSCRPRIRASAETVARIVAKGEPVYGINTGFGKLASVRIPAADLETLQRNIVLSHAAGVGEAMPVAVTRLMMALKLASLAQGASGVREETIDLLQAMLARDVIPVVPAQGSVGASGDLAPLSHMTATMIGVGDCHTPHGIVPAKVAFVTHGLEQITLGAKEGLALLNGTQFSTAYALAGLFEAENLYQSALVTGALSTDAAKGSDAPFDPRIHLLRKHRGQIETADTLRNLMVGSAIRESHRVGDERVQDPYCLRCQPQVMGAALDVLRKAADTLATEANGVTDNPLIFAEDGTALSGGNFHAEPVAFAADMIALAVCEIGSLSERRIAMLVDPALSGMPAFLTPKPGLNSGFMIPQVTAAALVSENKQRAYPASVDSIPTSANQEDHVSMAAHGARRLLQMIENANGVLGIELLAAAQGCDFHAPLASSDALEAVRKLVRAQVPYLDDDRHFHPDMEKAIAMVRGGAIVGAAAGVGLPQISGAQA
- the hutG gene encoding N-formylglutamate deformylase, with protein sequence MTDWLTVKRGDAPLLVSLPHTGTELAGLDDRFVSPWLARRDTDWWIEQLYAFAADLGATMVRTTISRSVIDVNRDPSGVTLYPGQNTTGLCPTTTFDNDPLYKPGQEPDEAEIVERRARYYDPYHAALQAEIKRLRAMHPTVVIYDCHSIRSVLPFLFEGRLPVFNLGTNDGNSTDLELQDKVAAIIAASERPWVVNGRFKGGWITRRYGRPADGVHGLQMEIANRGYLLEPEGKGELSNWPVRYDADFAAPTRAILTDILKTALAWAGSRHR
- the hutU gene encoding urocanate hydratase; the encoded protein is MTQHSRIDNARVIRAATGTELSAKSWLTEAPLRMLMNNLDPMVAEKPSELVVYGGIGRAARDWESFDRIVAALRQLEADETLLIQSGKPVGVFRTHKDAPRVLLANSNLVPHWANWDHFNALDKKGLMMYGQMTAGSWIYIGSQGIVQGTYETFVEMGRQHFGGDLAGRWILTAGLGGMGGAQPLAATMAGASCLAVECQPSRIEMRLKTGYVDVQAKDLDDALAIIDKACKEKKAISVALLGNAADVFPELVKRGVKPDAVTDQTSAHDPVNGYLPQGWTVAEWEDKRQRDPQAVAKAARASMAIHVKAMLDFHKMGIPTVDYGNNIRQMALEEGVENAFDFPGFVPAYIRPLFCRGIGPFRWAALSGDPEDIYKTDAKVKELTPGNTHLHNWLDMAAKRIHFQGLPARICWVGLGDRHRLGLAFNEMVARGELKAPVVIGRDHLDSGSVASPNRETEAMKDGSDAVSDWPLLNALLNTASGATWVSLHHGGGVGMGFSQHSGVVICADGTEDAARRLERVLWNDPATGVMRHADAGYDIAVDCAKDKGLNLPGILG
- a CDS encoding HutD family protein, which produces MRIIRHADCRPMPWKNGGGVTTEIMAWPPAAGLDAFDWRISMAQVASGGPFSVFAGIDRTLTVLEGTMRLAVEGTENRVLSSETGPYAFPGDVATAAELIGGAVLDFNVMTRRGRFSHSVTRKTFAVPGKLELPAGTGLVFLVSGSGRVGQAGASTLVEAHDAVLVETGPASIEIEPLQPVTLLVVELVGA
- a CDS encoding NADPH-dependent FMN reductase, translating into MDTYKVGYFIGSLAAGSINRKLAKALVRLAPAGLEMDEISFRDLPLYSYDYDADFPPPARAFKKALAGVDAILFVTPEYNRSIPGGLKNAIDWASRPYGTNSFTRKPSAVIGTSPGSIGTAVAQQSLRSVLSFCNSPQMNAPEAYIQFKPGLITDDGEVTNDDTAEFLKNFMAEFHAFVVRVYTVLPRTT